GCCACTTTGTGCCTGCAGGCCGAGGGCGGCCGCGAAAAGTGCGGCGGTGCCGCACGTGATCAGAGTATGGGTTGTCTTCATGATTCGGATTTTTCGAGCGTTGCGTGGGATGTGACGCGTCGAAGCCGGTGACCCGGTCCGGCCCGCGAGAGCCAGGCGGGCCTGGACTGATCGGGCACCTGACCACCCACCTGCGTGGGTGGTTCGCGGTGGCGCGCAGCTTGGGGGAAAACTGGCGGTGATCAGGAGCCGGATTCCCCATGCTCCGTTGCGCGGTTCGCGTCCGGGGCCCGCCGGCCGCAAACCGTACGTAGTATTCGGCCGTCGGTGACCGGGGGGCACCGGATCAGCACTAAGTCTGGCCGGAGTGACACGGGCCCCGTGTCGCAGTGGCCGGGCGGACCTTTGCACTGGCGCCGGGCGAAAGTTTGCGTCCTTATCTGCGGCCCGGCTCCCACATGGCCATCCAGCTACCCAACTTCCTGCGTCGTCGCCTCGACACGGCGTATCAGGGGCGACCGTATTTCACCGCACTCAAGGCGAAGCTATTGCTGTTTGCGGTCCTGCTCGGGCTGGGATTCGTGCCGTTGAACGTTGCCAAGACGCTCTGGACGCAACCGCCCTGGCCGGGGCTGCGGATCGGGTTGAATCTCGCGATGGTGGCGCCGTGCCTCTGGTGCGTGCGCGCGGTGCTGCGCGGCGAGCTGGAGAAGGCGGGCAACGTCCTGGCGATCTGTGCGGCGACGGTGCCAAACGCCGTGATGCTGGTGGGAGGCAGCTTCCTGCCGGCGCTGAACCCGTTGGCGGTCGGCTTTCAGGCGGTCGCCTACAACATCGTGTTCCTGCTGTTTGCCGTGGTGTTCGCCTCACGACAGGTGGCCACGGGTTGCGTGATGGTCATCGCCGCGGCGCAGGTGGCGTTCCACCTCGTGGTGTTGCGGCCGAACATCGCGACGCTGGCGGACCGGTACGCGGCGGCGGTGTTGTTGCGGGACTCGCTCCTGGCGTTGGGGCTGCTCAGCGGTCTCGGTCTGGCCCTGATGCACATGATCGAAGCCGCGCAACGGCGGAGTGAGCTGTCGCTGGCGGAATCGCGGCGGGCGAACGAGAACCTGGAGCAGCGGGTGGCGGAACGGACGCGGGATCTCGCGCGCGCGACGGAGCAGGCGCAGCAGGCCTCCCGGGCGAAGAGCGAGTTCCTGGCCAACATGAGCCACGAGATCCGCACGCCCCTGAACGGGATCATTGGCTCGGCGGACCTGCTGATGCGCCGGCCCGACCTCAGCGAGGACGCGCGGGAGCAGAGTCGACTGATCTCGGAGTCGGGCGACCTGCTGCTGAAGCTCCTCAGCGACATCCTGGATTTTTCGAAGATCGAGGCCGGACAGGTCCGGCTGGAGCGGCACCCCTTTGCGCTGAAGGCGGTGGTGGCGGACACCGTGGGCCTGATGGCGCAGCGGGCGGCGGCCAACCAGGTGACGCTGCGGTACGAGCTGGGGCCGGAACTGCCGGCGTATTTCGACGGCGATAGCTACCGCCTGCGGCAGGTCCTGCTGAACCTGGTCTCGAACGCGGTGAAGTTCACCCCGCGATATGGCCGCGCGGAGGTGGTGGTGTCGACGGCGGCGCCCGCGGCGGAGCCGACGCCGGTCCGGTTCGAGGTGCGGGATAGCGGCATCGGGATGGACGCCGCGACCGCGGCACGGGTGTTTGAACGTTTCACGCAGGCGGACTCCTCGACCACGCGGCGCTATGGCGGGACCGGCCTGGGCCTGGCGATCAGTGCGCGCCTGGTCGGCATGATGGGCGGCAAGCTCGAGGTGGAGACGGCGCCGGGCAAAGGCTCGACCTTCAGCTTCACGCTCCCGCTGATGTCGCTGGCGGCGCTTCCGGAACCAGTCGGCGAGGTGACCGGACTGGCGATGCGCCCGCTGAATCTCCGCATATTGATCGGGGAGGACAACGCGGTGAACCGCTTCGTCCTGGGGCGGCAACTGG
This genomic window from Opitutus sp. ER46 contains:
- a CDS encoding ATP-binding protein; translation: MAIQLPNFLRRRLDTAYQGRPYFTALKAKLLLFAVLLGLGFVPLNVAKTLWTQPPWPGLRIGLNLAMVAPCLWCVRAVLRGELEKAGNVLAICAATVPNAVMLVGGSFLPALNPLAVGFQAVAYNIVFLLFAVVFASRQVATGCVMVIAAAQVAFHLVVLRPNIATLADRYAAAVLLRDSLLALGLLSGLGLALMHMIEAAQRRSELSLAESRRANENLEQRVAERTRDLARATEQAQQASRAKSEFLANMSHEIRTPLNGIIGSADLLMRRPDLSEDAREQSRLISESGDLLLKLLSDILDFSKIEAGQVRLERHPFALKAVVADTVGLMAQRAAANQVTLRYELGPELPAYFDGDSYRLRQVLLNLVSNAVKFTPRYGRAEVVVSTAAPAAEPTPVRFEVRDSGIGMDAATAARVFERFTQADSSTTRRYGGTGLGLAISARLVGMMGGKLEVETAPGKGSTFSFTLPLMSLAALPEPVGEVTGLAMRPLNLRILIGEDNAVNRFVLGRQLEQLGCAYTVACDGEEVLTTLRSGQLPDVILMDCHMPQLDGWETTRRIRTWSNSADAYERLAAARPIIALTAAAFPEERIRCRDAGMTDFLAKPVKLGELARALRAAVAEYGVTPGKEAGQTKPPVV